One Tamlana carrageenivorans genomic region harbors:
- the recJ gene encoding single-stranded-DNA-specific exonuclease RecJ, with translation MRWTLKPIPPSEKVKSLANTLKIDPVLASLLVQRGIETYDQAKQFFRPSFKDLHDPFLMKDMDKAVARIEKAFENNENILVYGDYDVDGTTSVALMASYLKTKHEQVYTYIPDRYDEGYGVSYKGIEFAHENDFTLIIALDCGIKAIEKVAHAKTLGVDFIICDHHRPGDEIPDAVAVLDPKRQDCNYPYKELCGCGVGFKLIQALASKEGKTAEDLTEYLDLVATAIGADIVPIDGENRALAYFGLQVVNTTPRPGIQAILKQVHKTEFTITDVVFIVAPRINAAGRMKHGNYAVTLLMETDEKAAEAYAEDINNYNLDRRETDKQITQEALQQIEDHNEQDRLTTVVYHESWHKGVIGIVASRLTETYYRPTLVFTKSGDKLAASARSVKGFDVYNALEACQEHIEQFGGHKYAAGLTLAEENYEAFKLAFEAEVSKTIDRNLLTPEIQIDAQIDLEQITPKFYRILKQFAPYGPSNMSPVFMTENLVDTGYGKCVGADETHLRLTVKQPPSPSQMVCIGFGLGEKLALTTDGKPFSAIYSIDENEWQGNVSLQLKLRDVK, from the coding sequence ATGCGTTGGACCTTAAAGCCAATTCCACCCTCAGAAAAGGTTAAATCCTTAGCAAATACCCTTAAAATCGATCCTGTTTTGGCCAGTTTATTGGTGCAACGTGGGATTGAAACCTACGATCAGGCCAAACAATTTTTTCGTCCGAGTTTCAAAGATCTTCATGATCCGTTTCTAATGAAAGACATGGATAAGGCTGTGGCTCGTATTGAAAAGGCCTTTGAAAATAATGAGAATATATTGGTTTATGGCGATTATGATGTCGATGGTACCACCTCGGTAGCCTTAATGGCGTCGTACTTAAAAACCAAACACGAACAGGTTTATACCTATATCCCCGATCGCTACGACGAAGGTTATGGCGTGTCTTATAAAGGGATAGAATTTGCGCATGAAAACGATTTCACTTTAATTATTGCTTTAGACTGTGGTATAAAAGCCATAGAAAAGGTGGCGCATGCCAAAACATTAGGTGTCGATTTCATTATTTGCGATCACCACAGGCCAGGTGATGAAATTCCAGATGCTGTCGCCGTCTTAGATCCGAAACGCCAAGATTGTAACTATCCGTATAAGGAATTATGTGGTTGCGGTGTGGGCTTTAAACTCATTCAAGCTTTAGCGTCTAAGGAAGGAAAAACAGCAGAAGATTTAACCGAGTATTTAGACCTTGTTGCCACGGCTATAGGAGCCGATATTGTCCCTATTGACGGGGAAAACCGAGCCCTTGCCTATTTTGGTTTGCAGGTGGTAAATACCACCCCCAGACCAGGTATCCAAGCCATTTTAAAACAGGTTCATAAAACGGAGTTTACCATAACGGATGTGGTCTTTATTGTAGCGCCTAGAATTAATGCCGCTGGCCGAATGAAACACGGTAATTATGCCGTGACTTTGTTAATGGAAACCGATGAAAAAGCAGCCGAAGCTTACGCTGAAGACATTAATAATTACAATTTAGACCGCCGAGAAACCGATAAGCAAATTACCCAAGAAGCGCTGCAGCAAATCGAGGATCACAACGAGCAAGACCGACTAACGACCGTTGTGTATCACGAAAGTTGGCATAAAGGGGTTATTGGTATCGTGGCTTCGCGATTAACCGAAACCTATTACCGACCTACGTTAGTGTTTACCAAAAGTGGCGACAAATTAGCGGCATCGGCACGATCGGTTAAAGGATTTGATGTTTACAATGCCTTGGAAGCTTGCCAAGAACACATCGAGCAGTTTGGAGGCCATAAATATGCTGCAGGATTAACTTTAGCTGAAGAAAATTATGAGGCTTTTAAACTGGCTTTTGAAGCTGAGGTTTCTAAAACCATCGACAGAAACCTTTTAACACCAGAAATTCAAATTGATGCGCAAATCGATTTGGAACAGATTACTCCAAAATTTTACCGCATTTTAAAGCAGTTCGCGCCTTACGGACCCAGTAATATGTCGCCCGTATTTATGACTGAAAATCTTGTAGACACAGGCTACGGAAAATGTGTTGGTGCCGATGAAACCCATTTACGATTGACAGTAAAACAACCGCCATCACCATCGCAAATGGTGTGTATTGGTTTTGGCTTGGGTGAAAAATTAGCCTTAACAACCGACGGGAAACCATTTTCGGCCATTTATTCTATTGATGAAAATGAGTGGCAGGGGAATGTTTCGTTACAGTTGAAATTGCGGGATGTTAAATAA
- a CDS encoding type II toxin-antitoxin system VapC family toxin: MSKRIFIDTNIMLDFLGERKPFYEPIAKIATLAEKEKLTMVVSPISFATVNYFISKFENEKIARENLRKFKIICEICSLDEQTIEKALNASIKDFEDALQYFSATESECDIIITRNGKDFKKSLLPVMTADEYLKSLNKLI, from the coding sequence ATGAGCAAAAGAATATTTATAGACACCAACATCATGTTGGACTTTTTAGGAGAACGAAAGCCTTTCTATGAACCCATTGCAAAAATTGCAACACTTGCCGAAAAAGAAAAACTAACCATGGTTGTTTCGCCTATTTCATTTGCAACGGTAAACTATTTTATCTCAAAATTTGAAAATGAAAAAATAGCAAGAGAGAATCTTAGAAAGTTTAAAATAATTTGTGAAATATGTTCACTTGATGAACAAACCATTGAGAAAGCACTTAACGCTTCCATTAAAGATTTTGAAGATGCTTTACAATATTTTAGTGCAACAGAATCGGAATGTGACATCATTATAACCAGAAATGGTAAAGACTTTAAAAAGTCCTTATTACCTGTGATGACTGCCGATGAATATCTTAAATCTTTAAATAAATTGATTTAA
- a CDS encoding 6-pyruvoyl trahydropterin synthase family protein — MGNNIRITKQFSFETGHALYGYDGKCKNVHGHSYKLSVTVIGKPIADKSNVKYGMVIDFGDLKKIVKEEVVDVFDHATVFNKNTPHVELAKELQERDHNVLLVDYQPTSEMMVLDFASKIAKRLPEHIKLHSLKLQETDSSFAEWYAYDNI; from the coding sequence ATGGGAAATAACATTCGCATCACCAAACAATTCTCTTTTGAAACCGGGCATGCCCTTTATGGCTACGACGGAAAATGCAAAAACGTTCATGGCCACAGTTACAAGCTATCGGTAACCGTTATAGGGAAACCCATTGCCGATAAAAGCAACGTAAAATACGGTATGGTTATCGATTTTGGAGACCTCAAAAAGATTGTTAAAGAAGAGGTTGTCGATGTGTTCGATCACGCCACCGTATTCAATAAAAACACCCCCCATGTCGAGTTGGCTAAAGAACTTCAAGAACGCGACCACAATGTATTACTAGTTGATTATCAACCCACCAGTGAAATGATGGTTTTGGACTTTGCCAGTAAAATTGCCAAACGCCTTCCGGAGCATATTAAACTACATTCGCTAAAACTTCAGGAAACCGATAGTTCGTTTGCCGAATGGTATGCCTACGATAATATTTAA
- a CDS encoding UDP-2,3-diacylglucosamine diphosphatase, which yields MQIPEGKKIYFASDNHLGAPTAEASRPREKKFVAWLDTIKQDAAAIFLLGDMFDFWIEFKTVVPKGFTRTLGKLAEISDSGIPIYYFVGNHDLWMNGYFEEELNIPVYHKPKEFTFNNKTFFIGHGDGLGPGDKGYKRMKKVFTNPFCQWLFRWLHPDLGVRLAQHLSVKNKLISGDDDAKFLGEDNEWLVQYCKRKLEDKHRDFFVFGHRHLPLNIDLNENSKYINLGDWIQYYTYGVFDGETMALKEY from the coding sequence ATGCAAATCCCTGAAGGAAAAAAAATATACTTTGCGTCCGACAACCATTTGGGCGCCCCAACCGCTGAAGCGTCACGTCCGCGTGAAAAGAAATTCGTAGCTTGGCTAGACACCATTAAACAGGATGCAGCGGCCATTTTTCTATTGGGCGATATGTTCGATTTCTGGATCGAATTTAAAACCGTAGTCCCAAAAGGCTTTACCAGAACCTTAGGGAAATTGGCCGAAATTAGCGACTCGGGGATTCCTATTTACTATTTTGTTGGGAATCATGACCTGTGGATGAATGGGTATTTTGAAGAAGAATTGAATATTCCTGTATACCATAAACCTAAAGAGTTCACCTTCAACAACAAAACCTTTTTTATAGGCCATGGCGATGGTTTAGGCCCTGGCGACAAAGGCTATAAACGCATGAAAAAAGTGTTTACCAATCCCTTTTGCCAATGGCTCTTCCGCTGGTTACATCCCGATTTAGGAGTTCGTTTGGCACAACACCTTTCAGTAAAAAACAAACTGATTTCTGGTGACGATGATGCTAAGTTTTTAGGTGAAGATAACGAATGGTTGGTGCAATACTGTAAACGCAAATTAGAAGATAAACACCGTGACTTTTTTGTGTTTGGCCACAGACATTTACCACTTAACATCGATTTAAATGAAAACTCCAAATACATTAATTTAGGCGACTGGATTCAATATTATACCTATGGTGTTTTTGATGGAGAAACCATGGCATTGAAGGAGTATTAA
- a CDS encoding uracil-DNA glycosylase family protein — protein sequence MEQLLQNIKQCRICDAHLPLGPRPVVSAHPDAKIVIIGQAPGTKVHASGIPWDDPSGNQLRKWLNVSVEDFYDATKFAIIPMGFCYPGKGKSGDLPPRKECAPEWHELLFDELKQVELILLIGAYAQKYYLGKLAKKTLTETVKNYNDYLPRFLPLPHPSPRNRFWLIKNKWFEVEVLPTLQARIKKLI from the coding sequence GTGGAACAACTCCTCCAAAACATAAAACAATGTCGGATTTGCGACGCCCATTTACCTCTTGGGCCGCGACCCGTTGTATCTGCGCACCCAGATGCTAAAATCGTGATTATAGGACAGGCCCCAGGAACCAAAGTACATGCTTCGGGAATTCCTTGGGATGACCCTAGTGGTAATCAATTACGAAAGTGGCTCAATGTATCGGTTGAAGATTTCTACGATGCCACTAAATTTGCCATCATCCCCATGGGTTTTTGTTATCCCGGAAAGGGCAAGTCGGGTGATTTACCGCCGCGGAAGGAATGCGCTCCAGAATGGCATGAATTGCTTTTTGATGAACTGAAACAGGTAGAGCTCATCTTGTTAATTGGAGCCTATGCTCAAAAGTATTACCTCGGCAAATTGGCAAAGAAAACCCTCACCGAAACCGTTAAAAATTATAATGACTATTTGCCTAGATTTTTACCTCTACCACATCCATCGCCACGAAATCGGTTTTGGCTTATAAAAAACAAATGGTTTGAAGTAGAGGTGTTACCAACACTTCAAGCTCGTATAAAGAAGTTAATCTAA
- a CDS encoding OsmC family protein — protein sequence MAVQVSTKWLGEMRFESTNPSGHNLFIDAGEENGGKGEGYRPKALMLSGLAGCSGLDVASLIKKMKLQVDDFKIDIDANLTDEHPKIYDKVTMAFHFYGAELNEKKLQKAVDLSIEKYCGVMEMFRQFAELDVQTHFHKK from the coding sequence ATGGCAGTACAGGTTTCTACCAAATGGTTAGGGGAGATGCGATTTGAAAGCACCAACCCTTCCGGACATAATTTATTTATTGATGCAGGCGAAGAGAATGGCGGTAAAGGCGAAGGTTACAGACCAAAAGCCCTGATGCTTTCTGGTTTAGCTGGATGTTCGGGCCTGGATGTGGCTTCACTCATTAAAAAAATGAAATTACAGGTGGACGATTTTAAAATAGATATCGACGCTAATCTTACCGACGAGCATCCAAAAATTTATGATAAAGTCACTATGGCATTTCATTTTTATGGCGCCGAACTCAATGAAAAAAAATTGCAAAAAGCGGTCGATTTATCTATTGAAAAATATTGTGGTGTTATGGAAATGTTTCGCCAATTCGCCGAACTTGATGTACAAACGCATTTTCATAAAAAATAA
- a CDS encoding dihydrofolate reductase family protein, translated as MITKNSVFIATSLDGYIADKNGRIDWLNSIPNPDNDDMGYMAYSNTIDALVMGRKTFETVRGFDVDWPYDKPVFVLSNTLKEIPESHKDKAFLVKGTPIEILDQIHKKGFNKLYVDGGTTIRSFLQADLIDEMILTTIPVLLGGGASLFTELPNLLNFELIGTKTYLNQLTQNHYKRKKTK; from the coding sequence ATGATCACAAAGAATAGTGTATTTATAGCAACAAGTTTAGACGGTTATATTGCCGACAAAAATGGCCGAATTGATTGGCTAAATTCCATTCCAAACCCTGATAACGACGATATGGGTTATATGGCATATAGCAATACGATAGATGCGCTTGTTATGGGCAGGAAGACCTTCGAAACTGTACGCGGCTTTGATGTCGATTGGCCGTATGATAAACCCGTTTTTGTGTTAAGTAATACATTAAAAGAAATACCCGAATCTCATAAAGACAAAGCCTTTTTAGTTAAAGGAACACCAATAGAAATTTTAGACCAAATTCATAAAAAAGGATTTAATAAATTATATGTAGATGGCGGCACCACAATTCGAAGTTTTTTGCAAGCAGATTTAATTGATGAAATGATACTTACCACTATTCCGGTTTTATTAGGAGGTGGCGCGTCATTGTTTACCGAGCTACCAAACCTATTAAATTTTGAACTGATCGGAACAAAAACCTATCTGAACCAATTAACACAGAATCATTATAAACGGAAAAAAACAAAATAA
- a CDS encoding MFS transporter, whose product MPKKDPYAALRIKEFNIFLLVRFALVFGWTMQFIVIEWEVYSLTKDPLSLGVIGLMEIIPAFTMALFAGHIVDQKEKRNLLALCIAAFSLISLGLFLLTWDVVVAGWENKTILYAIYALVFFGGFLRSFFGPTIFSLVALIVPKKIYPNAATWNSSTWQMAAVLGPAFGGFAIGWMGVHWALCIVFGLIMLSFFILLFIEKKPVLNPKIGEPVVESLKEGVRFVFKTKAILGAMTLDMVAVLFGGAIALLPVFAQDILKVGSEGFGVLRAAPAVGAFITMLVTAYIPISKNAGMKLLVAIFGFGLSIVVFGLSSVFWISLLALFFSGITDGVSMVIRQTILQIKTPDHMRGRVSSVNSMFVGSSNELGAFESGVTAKLMGAATAVVFGGTMTLITVITTAIVSPTFRKLDLTKDLEAHETAV is encoded by the coding sequence ATGCCTAAAAAAGACCCCTACGCAGCACTCCGAATCAAAGAATTCAATATTTTTTTATTGGTGCGTTTCGCTTTAGTGTTTGGATGGACCATGCAATTTATTGTTATTGAGTGGGAGGTTTATAGCTTAACTAAAGATCCGTTATCACTTGGTGTTATCGGGCTTATGGAAATTATTCCGGCGTTTACTATGGCGCTTTTTGCTGGGCATATTGTAGACCAGAAAGAAAAACGAAACCTTTTGGCGCTTTGTATTGCAGCTTTTTCATTAATAAGTTTAGGGCTTTTTTTACTCACCTGGGATGTGGTTGTTGCTGGCTGGGAAAACAAAACCATTTTATATGCTATATATGCCTTGGTGTTTTTTGGAGGCTTTTTACGCTCGTTTTTCGGACCCACCATTTTCTCGTTAGTCGCCTTAATTGTGCCTAAAAAAATATATCCGAATGCGGCCACTTGGAACAGTTCAACATGGCAAATGGCTGCGGTATTAGGGCCTGCCTTTGGTGGTTTTGCTATTGGTTGGATGGGCGTACATTGGGCCTTATGTATCGTTTTCGGATTAATCATGTTATCCTTTTTTATTCTACTTTTTATAGAAAAAAAACCGGTTTTAAATCCGAAAATCGGGGAACCCGTTGTGGAGAGTTTAAAAGAAGGCGTGCGTTTTGTGTTTAAAACCAAAGCCATTTTAGGAGCGATGACTTTAGATATGGTAGCTGTTTTATTTGGTGGAGCCATTGCGCTTTTACCTGTTTTTGCTCAAGATATTTTAAAAGTTGGTAGTGAAGGTTTTGGAGTGCTAAGAGCCGCACCGGCAGTTGGAGCTTTTATTACCATGCTGGTTACCGCGTATATTCCCATTAGTAAAAACGCGGGGATGAAGTTACTGGTCGCTATTTTTGGTTTCGGATTGAGTATTGTGGTTTTCGGATTGTCCTCGGTGTTTTGGATTTCGTTATTAGCCTTGTTTTTTAGTGGGATTACCGATGGCGTTTCTATGGTTATTAGACAAACCATCTTACAAATAAAAACGCCCGATCATATGCGTGGTCGCGTGTCGTCGGTAAATTCGATGTTTGTAGGTTCTTCTAACGAGCTTGGGGCTTTTGAAAGTGGTGTAACAGCTAAACTTATGGGCGCAGCTACTGCGGTTGTTTTTGGAGGCACCATGACTTTAATCACGGTTATTACCACAGCGATTGTATCACCAACGTTTAGAAAGCTGGATTTAACCAAGGATTTAGAAGCACACGAAACGGCAGTTTAA
- a CDS encoding endonuclease/exonuclease/phosphatase family protein: MGTFFIGFSVLLIVLSLLPFFNNQHWLFRVPEFIKIQLLVLQVIAVIGLCFFTDKNAWFWVVLAILSLLIIYHSTILIRYTSIYKKHHGLPKDDANSLKVISANIYQFNTDFERFKNLIRKENPDIFITIESNSDWEMAMRDMEKTYPHTQKITLENTYGMHMYAKIPFDKAQTHFFVADDIPSIEAHFKTPNGASFVLFSVHPPPPSPTEEYTSKERDGDLLCIAKRTKSLEKPTLVIGDFNTVTWSKISRLFRKNSGLMDGRTGRGILATYHTKYWFFRAPLDLVYHSTDLVLRDLSLLEHIGSDHFPICCIFSVNATSTTPKNTEEPLTQEEKVETEILIKEGKEETSENRAGC, translated from the coding sequence ATGGGCACTTTTTTTATAGGCTTTTCAGTATTACTCATTGTTTTAAGTCTGCTGCCATTTTTTAATAATCAGCATTGGCTGTTTCGCGTTCCCGAATTCATCAAAATACAACTGCTCGTACTACAGGTTATCGCCGTAATCGGACTCTGTTTTTTTACGGATAAAAACGCCTGGTTCTGGGTTGTTTTAGCCATCCTAAGTTTATTAATTATTTATCACAGTACCATTTTAATACGCTACACAAGTATTTACAAAAAACACCATGGATTACCAAAAGATGATGCCAATAGCCTAAAAGTCATTTCGGCAAATATTTACCAATTCAACACCGATTTCGAACGTTTTAAAAACCTCATCCGTAAAGAAAACCCCGATATTTTTATTACCATAGAAAGCAATAGTGACTGGGAAATGGCCATGCGAGACATGGAAAAAACATATCCGCACACACAAAAAATAACCTTAGAAAACACTTACGGCATGCATATGTATGCCAAAATTCCTTTTGATAAAGCACAAACGCACTTTTTTGTTGCCGACGACATCCCGAGTATCGAAGCGCATTTTAAAACGCCCAATGGCGCTTCTTTCGTCCTATTTTCGGTACACCCACCACCACCAAGCCCTACCGAAGAATACACATCCAAGGAGCGTGATGGCGATTTGTTGTGTATAGCAAAACGCACCAAATCCCTAGAAAAACCAACTCTAGTTATTGGCGATTTTAACACGGTAACATGGTCTAAAATATCCCGTTTATTTCGTAAAAACAGTGGTTTAATGGATGGCAGAACCGGTCGCGGTATTTTAGCGACCTACCACACCAAATATTGGTTTTTTAGAGCCCCGTTAGATTTGGTGTATCACAGCACAGATCTTGTGCTTAGGGACCTCAGCCTATTAGAACACATAGGCTCCGATCACTTTCCTATTTGCTGCATTTTTAGCGTCAATGCCACATCCACCACCCCAAAAAACACCGAAGAACCCCTAACTCAAGAAGAAAAAGTTGAAACAGAAATATTAATTAAAGAAGGGAAAGAAGAAACGAGCGAGAATCGAGCAGGTTGTTAG
- a CDS encoding HopJ type III effector protein, producing MNIETFKEKLQNNPKSIVFAETMSVIEELYEFTPTAFINGALKNAEGENSGSCKLFAFALKQGFTKEETLACFSQFYFEDVLEDPNGTGHQNIRNFMKTGFEGLVFDGVALVAK from the coding sequence ATGAACATAGAAACATTTAAAGAAAAATTACAAAATAATCCAAAGTCTATAGTATTTGCCGAAACTATGAGTGTAATTGAAGAGCTTTATGAGTTTACACCAACTGCTTTTATAAATGGTGCTTTAAAAAACGCTGAAGGCGAAAATTCAGGATCTTGCAAACTGTTTGCTTTTGCTCTAAAACAAGGCTTTACAAAAGAAGAAACTTTAGCTTGTTTTAGTCAGTTTTACTTTGAAGATGTTCTTGAAGACCCTAATGGAACAGGGCACCAAAACATTAGAAACTTTATGAAAACCGGTTTTGAAGGGTTAGTTTTTGATGGTGTTGCTTTAGTTGCTAAATAG
- a CDS encoding DUF6364 family protein, with protein MDTKLTLKLNQDIIEKAKTYASSKKMSLSRIVEAYLQVLTSETEDTNFEISPFVKSIATGTEIPADVDYKKEYSDFLIEKYK; from the coding sequence ATGGATACAAAATTAACATTGAAGCTTAATCAAGATATTATCGAAAAAGCGAAAACCTATGCTTCTAGCAAAAAGATGAGTTTGTCTAGAATAGTCGAGGCATATTTACAAGTTTTAACTTCCGAAACTGAAGACACAAATTTTGAAATTTCACCTTTTGTAAAAAGTATCGCAACAGGCACAGAAATACCAGCCGATGTGGACTATAAAAAAGAATATTCTGATTTTTTAATTGAGAAATATAAATGA
- a CDS encoding cupin domain-containing protein, producing MKRFSEKYVITKDMEWEELGGGVSRKFLGYDNQIMMVSVKFEKGALGAPHQHFHTQATYVVSGKFEFEIDGVKQIVEAGDGVYIEPNLLHSAVCLEEGQLIDTFSPVREDFLTGEGPSYFGDKD from the coding sequence ATGAAAAGATTTAGTGAAAAGTACGTCATTACAAAGGATATGGAATGGGAAGAGCTTGGTGGCGGCGTATCAAGAAAATTTTTAGGTTATGATAACCAAATTATGATGGTAAGCGTGAAATTTGAAAAAGGCGCTTTAGGAGCACCTCACCAACATTTTCACACACAAGCTACTTATGTTGTTTCAGGTAAATTCGAATTTGAAATTGATGGTGTAAAGCAAATTGTTGAAGCTGGAGACGGTGTATACATCGAGCCTAACTTATTACACAGTGCTGTATGTTTAGAAGAAGGTCAGTTAATTGATACTTTTAGCCCAGTAAGAGAAGATTTCTTAACAGGTGAAGGTCCATCTTATTTTGGAGATAAGGACTAA
- a CDS encoding FAD-dependent oxidoreductase yields MKSLLTVCLVLSCIILKAQTANSHKADIVIYGGTSSAIVAAVKAKQLGHSVLVVSPAKHLGGVSSSGLGFTDSGNSKLIGGLSKTFYQKVYDYYQNSKAWNWQSKEAFHGKGQGTSAIDQESKTMWVFEPHVAEHVFDTWVTDNDINVLKDEWLDRNKPIKKNGTAIQSFYTLSGKKIEGQIFIDATYEGDLMAAAGVSYHVGREANSVYNETYNGIQKGVYQHHHNFKKLKISPYIIPKQPESGLVAKVSNQAPGKNGDGDHRVEAYCFRLCLTKEPKNKIPITKPEGYNPKDYELLGRVYKKHWKETFKKFDAIPNLKTDVNNHGPFSMDNIGMNYAYPEASYEERKAIIEEHRRYQEGLLYFTTTDARVPKKIREEMQKWGYAKDEFTDNGGFPHQLYVREARRMIGDYVMTEHNVMGQKDTNASIGIGSYHLDSHNTQRYVTSKGHVENEGDVGVKPPHPYKIDKGTILPKASECSNLIVPVCVSSSHIAYGSIRMEPVFMILGESASEIASLALKHQINVQDVDYTELKPLLLKSGQILENK; encoded by the coding sequence ATGAAATCACTTTTAACTGTATGCCTCGTTCTTTCCTGCATCATCCTTAAAGCACAAACAGCAAATTCTCACAAAGCCGATATTGTTATTTATGGCGGCACATCTTCAGCCATAGTAGCGGCAGTAAAAGCCAAACAGTTAGGCCACTCGGTATTAGTGGTCTCTCCTGCTAAACACTTAGGCGGTGTTTCATCCTCTGGATTAGGCTTCACAGACAGTGGTAATAGTAAACTTATAGGTGGCCTTTCAAAAACTTTTTATCAAAAAGTGTACGATTACTATCAAAATAGTAAGGCCTGGAACTGGCAAAGTAAAGAAGCCTTTCACGGTAAAGGCCAAGGTACTTCTGCTATAGATCAAGAATCTAAAACCATGTGGGTTTTCGAACCTCATGTGGCCGAACACGTTTTTGATACCTGGGTAACAGATAATGATATTAATGTACTTAAAGATGAATGGCTAGACCGCAATAAACCTATTAAAAAAAATGGAACAGCCATCCAATCTTTCTATACGCTAAGCGGAAAAAAAATTGAAGGCCAAATTTTTATCGATGCCACTTACGAAGGCGACCTAATGGCAGCTGCAGGCGTTTCTTATCATGTTGGTCGCGAAGCAAATTCGGTATATAACGAAACCTACAACGGCATTCAAAAAGGGGTTTACCAACATCATCATAATTTTAAAAAATTAAAAATATCTCCTTATATCATTCCTAAACAACCAGAATCAGGTCTTGTTGCTAAAGTTTCTAATCAAGCTCCAGGTAAAAATGGCGATGGTGATCATCGTGTTGAAGCTTACTGTTTTAGACTCTGCTTAACTAAAGAACCTAAAAATAAAATTCCCATTACAAAACCAGAAGGCTATAACCCTAAAGATTATGAACTTTTAGGACGTGTTTATAAAAAACACTGGAAAGAAACCTTTAAAAAGTTTGATGCCATACCCAACTTAAAAACAGATGTAAACAATCATGGGCCTTTTAGTATGGATAATATTGGGATGAACTATGCCTACCCAGAAGCTTCTTACGAAGAAAGAAAAGCCATTATTGAAGAACACCGTCGTTACCAGGAAGGCTTATTATATTTTACAACTACAGATGCTCGTGTTCCTAAAAAAATAAGAGAAGAAATGCAAAAATGGGGCTATGCTAAAGATGAATTCACCGATAATGGTGGTTTTCCACACCAACTATATGTTCGAGAAGCCCGTCGCATGATTGGAGATTATGTGATGACCGAACACAATGTTATGGGGCAAAAAGACACCAACGCATCTATTGGAATAGGCTCTTACCACCTCGACTCCCACAACACCCAACGTTATGTAACTTCCAAAGGACATGTTGAAAATGAAGGTGATGTTGGTGTAAAACCGCCACATCCTTACAAAATAGACAAAGGCACCATTTTGCCTAAAGCATCAGAATGCTCCAATCTAATTGTTCCTGTATGTGTTAGTAGCTCTCATATTGCTTATGGCAGTATTAGAATGGAACCTGTTTTTATGATTCTTGGCGAATCTGCTTCTGAAATTGCTAGCCTTGCTTTAAAACACCAAATAAATGTGCAAGATGTAGATTATACAGAGCTAAAACCATTACTTCTAAAATCTGGTCAAATATTGGAAAACAAATAA
- a CDS encoding helix-turn-helix transcriptional regulator: protein MKNLIKVERARHDLTQADLAEKLGVSRQTIHAIENNKFNPSVTLAIKMARFFKVTVEYLFDIEEA, encoded by the coding sequence ATGAAAAACCTGATTAAAGTAGAAAGAGCAAGACACGATTTAACGCAAGCCGATCTAGCAGAAAAACTAGGTGTTTCCAGACAAACTATTCATGCTATTGAAAACAATAAATTTAATCCTTCGGTAACTTTAGCTATTAAAATGGCGCGTTTTTTTAAGGTGACTGTAGAGTATTTATTTGATATTGAAGAGGCTTAG